From the genome of Deinococcus sp. JMULE3, one region includes:
- a CDS encoding Glu/Leu/Phe/Val dehydrogenase dimerization domain-containing protein, producing MQILEEMQSRGHEALTLLHHAPSGLRAALAVHSTVLGPAIAGVRLREQDEELAIRGALALSESLTLKAALAGLNYGGGACVLMTPECGMDDPHAREALFRALGRQVRPMEARVVLTEDIGVSPADIAFVAQETNSTLGMHTDTSAVTGYGVYRGMKAAARFALGSESMRGVRVAILGVGAVGRTLAAHLHREGARLTVADDRPERAEALAEDLDGVTVVGCDQILDVPCDILAPCGYGHSIRSADVPRLQCRLIAGGEHHPLTRRGEDAVKEAGIVYMPDFAINSAGLIAAATGLDMNQAAERVYQTVGRITAAAEQYGKTPHVVARKMAERRIDLIGSLGSAGTWRQA from the coding sequence ATGCAGATACTTGAGGAGATGCAGTCGCGCGGCCACGAGGCCCTGACGCTGCTTCATCACGCGCCCAGCGGGCTGCGCGCCGCGCTGGCCGTGCATTCCACCGTGCTCGGCCCCGCCATCGCCGGCGTGCGCCTGCGCGAACAGGACGAGGAACTCGCCATTCGCGGCGCGCTGGCGCTGTCCGAGAGCCTGACGCTGAAGGCCGCGCTGGCCGGACTGAACTACGGCGGCGGCGCCTGCGTCCTGATGACGCCCGAGTGCGGCATGGACGACCCGCACGCCAGGGAGGCTCTGTTCCGCGCGCTGGGCCGACAGGTGCGGCCCATGGAGGCCCGCGTGGTCCTCACCGAGGACATCGGCGTCAGCCCGGCCGACATCGCCTTCGTGGCGCAGGAGACGAACTCCACGCTGGGCATGCACACCGACACCAGCGCCGTCACCGGCTACGGCGTGTACCGCGGCATGAAGGCCGCCGCGCGCTTCGCGCTGGGCAGCGAAAGCATGCGCGGCGTGCGCGTCGCCATCCTCGGCGTGGGCGCCGTGGGCCGCACCCTGGCCGCGCACCTGCACCGCGAGGGCGCCCGCCTGACAGTCGCCGACGACCGCCCGGAACGCGCCGAGGCGCTCGCCGAGGACCTCGACGGGGTGACCGTCGTGGGCTGCGACCAGATCCTCGACGTGCCCTGCGACATCCTCGCCCCCTGCGGGTACGGGCACTCGATCCGCAGCGCGGACGTGCCCCGCCTGCAGTGCCGCCTGATCGCCGGAGGCGAACACCACCCCCTGACCCGCCGCGGCGAGGACGCCGTCAAGGAAGCCGGGATCGTGTACATGCCGGACTTCGCCATCAACTCGGCGGGACTGATCGCCGCCGCGACCGGACTCGACATGAACCAGGCGGCCGAACGCGTGTACCAGACGGTCGGGCGCATCACGGCCGCCGCCGAGCAGTACGGCAAGACCCCGCACGTCGTCGCCCGCAAGATGGCCGAGCGGCGCATCGACCTGATCGGCAGCCTCGGCAGCGCCGGCACCTGGAGGCAGGCATGA